From the genome of Pungitius pungitius chromosome 21, fPunPun2.1, whole genome shotgun sequence, one region includes:
- the ubald1a gene encoding UBA-like domain-containing protein 1 isoform X1: MDELKHQVMINQFVLTAGCAADQAKQLLQAAHWQFETALSAFFQETNIPYGHHHQMMCTPANTPATPPNFPDALTMFSRLKASESFTSGGAGGGGSPMAASMATSPPPPQVCGWGLSPNLPNVPQPPQGLWTHGGPPTQPCPVWPMGVSPHAGTEQKANVAMEAESCYSRVFP, encoded by the exons ATGGATGAACTCAAACATCAAGTCATGATTAACCAGTTCGTCCTGACGGCCGGTTGTGCGGCGGACCAAGCGAAGCAGCTCCTGCAAGCGGCGCATTGGCAGTTCgag ACTGCCCTCAGTGCCTTTTTCCAAGAAACAAATATTCCATATGGCCATCATCATCAAATG ATGTGCACCCCAGCCAACACACCAGCGACGCCCCCCAACTTCCCCGACGCGTTGACCATGTTCTCCAGGCTGAAGGCGTCCGAGAGCTTCACCAgcggcggcgccggcggcggcggcagtcCCATGGCCGCCTCCATGgccacctcccccccgcccccccaggtCTGCGGCTGGGGGCTCTCACCAAACCTACCTAATGTGCCGCAGCCCCCGCAGGGACTCTGGACTCACGGGGGGCCCCCCACGCAGCCCTGCCCCGTGTGGCCCATGGGCGTGAGCCCCCACGCAGGCACCGAGCAGAAGGCTAACGTGGCCATGGAGGCCGAGAG ctgCTACAGCAGAGTGTTTCCGTGA
- the ubald1a gene encoding UBA-like domain-containing protein 1 isoform X2, with product MDELKHQVMINQFVLTAGCAADQAKQLLQAAHWQFETALSAFFQETNIPYGHHHQMMCTPANTPATPPNFPDALTMFSRLKASESFTSGGAGGGGSPMAASMATSPPPPQVCGWGLSPNLPNVPQPPQGLWTHGGPPTQPCPVWPMGVSPHAGTEQKANVAMEAER from the exons ATGGATGAACTCAAACATCAAGTCATGATTAACCAGTTCGTCCTGACGGCCGGTTGTGCGGCGGACCAAGCGAAGCAGCTCCTGCAAGCGGCGCATTGGCAGTTCgag ACTGCCCTCAGTGCCTTTTTCCAAGAAACAAATATTCCATATGGCCATCATCATCAAATG ATGTGCACCCCAGCCAACACACCAGCGACGCCCCCCAACTTCCCCGACGCGTTGACCATGTTCTCCAGGCTGAAGGCGTCCGAGAGCTTCACCAgcggcggcgccggcggcggcggcagtcCCATGGCCGCCTCCATGgccacctcccccccgcccccccaggtCTGCGGCTGGGGGCTCTCACCAAACCTACCTAATGTGCCGCAGCCCCCGCAGGGACTCTGGACTCACGGGGGGCCCCCCACGCAGCCCTGCCCCGTGTGGCCCATGGGCGTGAGCCCCCACGCAGGCACCGAGCAGAAGGCTAACGTGGCCATGGAGGCCGAGAGGTGA